The genome window GTACAATTAACCAGCTTACTTCACCCCTACATACAGACAGGACTGATCGAATTAGTCAAAATTGAAGATTTAAAATCACCGATTCAATCACCAACTACTTATATACCTCTCATTGCTTGTGTAGATGATAATCTGGGTGTATGCTCAATGATGGAGTCAATTGTTAAGGCCAATAACTGCAGATTCTTGGGCATATCCGATGAGTTGAGAGCTATAAATATGTTGCTCAAATATAAACCAGACATGATTTTTCTCGACTTTATCATGCCTAAGCTTAACGGCTATGAACTCTGCAGAATGCTACGCAAAATTCCAGAATTTAATGATAAACCTATTATTATCTTGAGTGCTTATCAAAACGTGGTAGAACACTTTCGTGGTAAATTGTCCGGTTGTTCTGGCTTTGTTAGTAAACCAATTGAAGCACAAGTTATCAGCAATAAAATTACTGAACACATGGTCGAATTAGATCGTGAAATAATAGGGGAGCAAGCTCCTCATGCTGGAAAAATTCAAGTCTATCAAAATGATAAACGAGAATTGACAGAGTTGGATTGGGTAGAGCTAATTAACAAAGCTATTGATACTAACAAGTTTCAACTTTTTCAACAAACGATCATGCCCATTAATTCTCAAGGAAAAATTAGCAGACATATAGAAGTACTGTTACGTATGATCAATCGGGATGGTCAACTGCTAACACCCAATCTCTTTCTACCGGTGGCAGAGAAATATAATTTAATGCCAGCTATAGATAAATGGGTAATTGAAACTTTGTTTTCTCTTCGGAAAAAATTTCAAAATTCAAGTCTTGATAGTTGCATGTACGGAGTGAATTTATCGGGTAGTTCTATCAACAGTCAAGAGTTTATTAATTTCATTCTAGAAAAACTAGAACAATATCAAATCCTTCCCCAATCTATTTGCTTTGAAATCACAGAAACTCAAGCACTAATGGACTTGGAACAAGCTAGTAGATTTGTTAAGACTCTACAAGCAATTGGCTGTAAATTCGCCCTAGATGATTTTGGGACAGGAATGTCTTCTTTTAGTTATCTGCAAAAACTTCCAGTTAACTATTTAAAAATAGATGGTAGTTTTATTAGAAATATTGATACAGATGATACTTCTTACGCAATTGTAGATAGTACTATTCAATTGTCTCGTAAAATGGGCATTAAAACCATCGCTGAGTTTGTTAGTAACCAAAGTATTTTTAACAAATTAGTTGACCTTTCGGTTGATTATGTTCAAGGATATTTTATAGGCAAACCGCAAACAATTGAACTCTAACACAATGAATTTTTTTGAGTTATACTGGAAGATGTGAAATACTTGAATAGTTTTTGAGACTGAGGAAAAGAGAAAAGAAATAACAATAACATAGTAATTTTTCTCTTTTTTTCAACTAGTTAATTCTGCCTCATTTCAGGTAAACTCCTACATTGAAGTCATGGTTGGTAACGCGGAGATTTTTTATGAACAAAGAAATAACACTTAAAGCTTCTTTATCAGGAAAAGAAAAGATAAAAGATGCAAGAAAAAAAACAAAGTTGACAACACAGTCTCATGATGT of Gloeocapsa sp. PCC 73106 contains these proteins:
- a CDS encoding EAL domain-containing protein, whose protein sequence is MNQFQSKTIMDKDYERLLNKLQQEEFSGRMLLNSEKAETWTFYFYLGRIIYATGGLHPVRRYQRNLCRYIPEILSEWKHLSSKPQIIQDLDTNLSWEYDLLNHWLQAKKVNPEQVNQFIKAQVKEIIFDITEAKQITFKYEQGKSYQRPLTLINSEQITLEAWKLRQNWQDAKLADRSPDFAPIIIKPEELRQRVSGKTFEAMQKLLDGKKSIRDLTVQLPQQNIVQLTSLLHPYIQTGLIELVKIEDLKSPIQSPTTYIPLIACVDDNLGVCSMMESIVKANNCRFLGISDELRAINMLLKYKPDMIFLDFIMPKLNGYELCRMLRKIPEFNDKPIIILSAYQNVVEHFRGKLSGCSGFVSKPIEAQVISNKITEHMVELDREIIGEQAPHAGKIQVYQNDKRELTELDWVELINKAIDTNKFQLFQQTIMPINSQGKISRHIEVLLRMINRDGQLLTPNLFLPVAEKYNLMPAIDKWVIETLFSLRKKFQNSSLDSCMYGVNLSGSSINSQEFINFILEKLEQYQILPQSICFEITETQALMDLEQASRFVKTLQAIGCKFALDDFGTGMSSFSYLQKLPVNYLKIDGSFIRNIDTDDTSYAIVDSTIQLSRKMGIKTIAEFVSNQSIFNKLVDLSVDYVQGYFIGKPQTIEL